In the genome of Schistocerca piceifrons isolate TAMUIC-IGC-003096 chromosome X, iqSchPice1.1, whole genome shotgun sequence, one region contains:
- the LOC124721211 gene encoding uncharacterized protein LOC124721211, giving the protein MCVVACAAAVARAQFFVPAPAFGVPLPLAAAPVADSRRALQHRAVVLNAEAEARLPPALQNPFYKNPRIEAALAKESWFTPEEMQVREREAEKIPRAKIFSILKNAGLARRR; this is encoded by the coding sequence ATGTGCGTGGTGGCGTGCGCGGCGGCGGTGGCCCGCGCGCAGTTCTTCGTGCCGGCGCCCGCGTTCGGAGTGCCTCTGCCGCTGGCGGCGGCGCCGGTCGCGGACTCGCGCAGGGCTCTGCAGCACCGCGCTGTCGTGCTGAACGCGGAGGCCGAGGCGCGGCTGCCGCCCGCCTTGCAGAACCCCTTCTACAAGAACCCTCGCATCGAGGCGGCGCTCGCCAAAGAGAGCTGGTTCACGCCCGAGGAGATGCAAGTGCGCGAGCGCGAGGCGGAGAAGATTCCGCGCGCCAAGATCTTCTCCATCCTGAAGAACGCGGGGCTCGCCCGCCGCCGGTGA